A portion of the Parasedimentitalea marina genome contains these proteins:
- a CDS encoding xanthine dehydrogenase family protein molybdopterin-binding subunit, translating to MTMNTSRRGFLKSAAAAAAVLYVGTGVDGAMAAGSEPAQLNPFVRIDADGTVTAIIKHFETGQGPATGLSTLIAEELGVSMDDIQYEFAPSDASRYNNLFFGQMQGTGGSTAMANSFMQYRQAGAAARDMLINAAAQAWGVDPQTLRLDNGVISGAGQSAPIAEFVAAAAQMAAPVEPRLKDPSAFRVIGDASIRRKDSRPKTNGTAKYAMDVHLPNQMVVVIARSPRMGGLVTGFDDTQAKGIKGFIRAAVLPNQAGVAVYAEQTWAAFQAREALSIEWDFSAAEMRSSDQIRDQLIAAVNADPEYVVNSAELPTVAALIDGSDKIVEQTFYFPLLAHAPMEPLTCTIEATADGGILLHDGCQFPTGPHMAMAQIFDLPMEKIRINTMFAGGSFGRRATPSADYQVEAALAFVITDRSRPVKLVWSREDDITGGYYRPAVAHRVRVGLDATGAITGWDHRVAAQSIMKGTAFENFSVHGGVDHSSVEGVADGPYQIPGQFVGLTDVAKATTVLWWRSVGHTHTAYVMESMMDVAAKAAGRDPVEFRLALLEGGDVDQLRTANTLKLAAQTGNWGKVREGHSQGIAVHKSFGSYVAEVVEISGDAESGIKIEKVTCAVDCGIAVNPDVIKAQMEGGIGYGVGHAMRDAVTLTEGIVDQSNFPDYAPLRISDIGAIEVHIVPSTEAPTGVGEPGTPPSAPALANAIAASGPRVTHLPMAENGVEFV from the coding sequence ATGACTATGAATACGTCTCGCCGCGGGTTCCTGAAAAGTGCCGCCGCCGCTGCTGCGGTCTTATATGTCGGGACAGGTGTTGATGGCGCCATGGCCGCTGGATCAGAACCTGCCCAGTTGAACCCATTTGTCCGGATTGATGCAGATGGCACCGTCACGGCCATCATCAAACATTTTGAGACCGGGCAGGGCCCTGCGACCGGTTTGTCGACTTTGATCGCCGAGGAACTTGGCGTGAGCATGGATGATATTCAGTACGAATTCGCCCCCTCAGACGCCAGCAGGTACAACAACCTGTTCTTTGGTCAGATGCAGGGAACCGGTGGGTCCACTGCGATGGCAAATTCGTTCATGCAGTATCGCCAGGCAGGTGCTGCGGCGCGTGACATGTTGATCAATGCAGCGGCGCAGGCATGGGGGGTGGATCCGCAAACGCTTAGGTTGGACAATGGTGTGATTTCCGGCGCAGGTCAGTCGGCTCCGATCGCTGAATTCGTTGCTGCCGCCGCGCAGATGGCGGCCCCGGTAGAGCCGCGTTTGAAAGATCCCAGCGCGTTCCGGGTGATCGGAGACGCATCGATCCGCCGCAAGGATTCTCGGCCGAAAACCAACGGGACTGCCAAATATGCCATGGATGTTCATCTGCCAAACCAGATGGTGGTGGTTATTGCCCGCAGCCCGCGCATGGGGGGGCTTGTAACGGGGTTTGACGACACGCAAGCCAAAGGGATCAAAGGGTTTATCCGCGCCGCTGTCCTGCCAAACCAAGCGGGTGTCGCGGTTTATGCCGAGCAAACCTGGGCCGCCTTTCAGGCCCGCGAAGCTTTGTCGATTGAGTGGGATTTCTCGGCAGCTGAGATGCGCAGCTCGGACCAGATCCGTGACCAGTTGATTGCTGCGGTCAATGCTGATCCAGAATACGTGGTCAACAGCGCGGAATTACCGACAGTTGCTGCTCTGATCGACGGATCTGATAAGATTGTGGAACAGACCTTCTACTTTCCACTGCTGGCCCATGCCCCGATGGAACCACTGACCTGCACCATCGAAGCCACCGCGGACGGAGGTATCCTGCTGCATGACGGCTGCCAGTTCCCAACTGGACCACACATGGCGATGGCCCAGATCTTTGACCTGCCGATGGAAAAGATCCGCATCAACACCATGTTTGCCGGTGGCTCCTTTGGGCGGCGCGCGACACCGTCAGCAGATTACCAGGTCGAGGCTGCGCTGGCCTTTGTGATCACTGACCGCAGCCGTCCCGTGAAACTTGTCTGGTCCCGTGAGGATGACATCACAGGGGGCTACTATCGCCCAGCCGTGGCGCACCGGGTGCGTGTAGGTCTGGATGCGACCGGGGCGATCACCGGCTGGGATCACCGTGTGGCGGCGCAGTCGATCATGAAGGGAACTGCCTTCGAAAACTTCTCGGTACATGGTGGGGTTGACCACAGTTCAGTGGAAGGTGTGGCCGACGGACCCTATCAAATTCCCGGCCAGTTTGTTGGCTTGACGGATGTGGCCAAAGCAACAACCGTTCTTTGGTGGCGGTCGGTTGGACATACCCACACTGCCTATGTGATGGAAAGCATGATGGATGTCGCCGCCAAAGCGGCGGGCCGCGACCCGGTCGAGTTCCGGCTGGCCCTGCTGGAGGGGGGCGACGTTGATCAGCTCCGCACTGCTAACACACTGAAACTGGCCGCACAGACGGGCAACTGGGGAAAGGTCCGCGAGGGTCACAGCCAAGGCATCGCGGTGCATAAAAGCTTTGGCAGCTACGTGGCCGAGGTGGTCGAGATTTCGGGTGATGCAGAAAGCGGGATCAAGATCGAAAAAGTCACCTGCGCAGTGGATTGCGGTATTGCGGTGAATCCGGATGTCATCAAGGCCCAGATGGAAGGCGGGATTGGCTATGGTGTTGGCCACGCGATGCGCGACGCGGTCACTTTGACCGAAGGCATCGTGGATCAGTCCAATTTCCCAGATTACGCGCCACTGCGGATCAGCGATATTGGCGCAATCGAGGTTCACATTGTTCCGTCGACCGAGGCCCCCACTGGCGTAGGCGAGCCGGGCACGCCGCCATCGGCACCAGCTTTAGCCAATGCCATCGCAGCATCAGGCCCACGCGTCACCCACCTGCCCATGGCAGAGAATGGGGTGGAATTCGTCTGA
- a CDS encoding hydantoinase/oxoprolinase N-terminal domain-containing protein codes for MALLLGVDTGGTYTDAVLIRDEQTVVASAKALTTRQDLAMGISEAIRIVLQQSATSPHDVSMAALSTTLATNALVEGQGGRVALIYIGFKDSDLDRHGLSEALKGDPALILAGGHDHAGVEGAALEVEALEDFLSKEAEGVTGFAVAGLFATRNPAHELEVAKVIKARTGAPVTCSHQLSAKLNGPKRALTAVLNARLIGMIDRLIGRAQDSLVDLGISAPMMVVRGDGALMSAGQARERPIETILSGPAASIVGARWLTGVDDALVSDIGGTTTDVAVLRGGKPAIDPSGARVGGFRTMVEAVAMRTTGLGGDSQVHVDTEGLTGGLVLGPRRVLPVSLIAVDAAEVVHTALDKQLKASVPSEHDGRFVFAQQGIDATGLTDREQQMLHRIEGQVHPIGDVLRNRMEQGALNRLWDRGMVQVAGITPSDASHVLRRLECWDRDAAKKALTLLARRRIGSGEVVASGPHRLAQMIIDQLTRQTALTLLETAIEEDAEDFGLPSAQLARHILMQRGLAGHRGLLALDAALNIDVVGLGASAPGYYPAVGEHLHCRMILPQHAGVANAIGAVVGRISMRRSGTVSSPAEGRFRVFLENGPEDFNDADSALDMLEQVLSKQAQEAAGEAGAEDIHVRVERDIRTASIESRQVFVEAVLTVEASGRPRVALG; via the coding sequence GTGGCATTGCTTTTGGGCGTAGATACTGGCGGCACCTATACGGATGCGGTCTTGATCCGCGATGAACAGACCGTGGTGGCCTCGGCCAAGGCCCTGACAACACGACAGGATCTGGCTATGGGCATTAGCGAAGCTATTCGGATCGTGCTGCAGCAATCCGCCACCTCCCCTCATGACGTGTCGATGGCCGCCTTGTCGACCACATTGGCCACCAATGCACTGGTCGAGGGTCAAGGTGGCCGGGTGGCGCTGATCTATATTGGCTTTAAAGATAGCGATTTGGATCGGCATGGGTTGTCCGAGGCATTAAAAGGCGATCCGGCTTTGATCCTAGCCGGGGGGCACGACCATGCAGGGGTCGAAGGCGCGGCATTGGAAGTCGAGGCTCTGGAGGATTTCCTCTCAAAAGAAGCGGAAGGGGTAACTGGTTTTGCGGTGGCAGGCTTGTTCGCCACCCGAAATCCGGCCCATGAGTTGGAAGTGGCTAAAGTTATCAAGGCGCGCACCGGTGCTCCGGTGACCTGCTCTCATCAGTTGTCAGCCAAACTGAACGGCCCAAAGCGGGCGTTAACAGCCGTGCTCAATGCGCGGCTGATCGGCATGATCGACAGGCTGATCGGGCGGGCGCAGGACAGCCTGGTGGATCTCGGCATCTCTGCGCCGATGATGGTGGTACGTGGCGACGGCGCGCTGATGTCAGCCGGACAGGCGCGGGAACGGCCGATAGAAACGATCCTGTCCGGACCGGCGGCGTCGATTGTGGGTGCGCGCTGGCTGACCGGGGTCGACGACGCACTGGTGTCAGACATTGGTGGAACCACCACCGATGTGGCAGTGTTGCGTGGTGGAAAGCCAGCAATCGATCCGAGCGGCGCACGGGTTGGAGGTTTTCGGACCATGGTCGAGGCGGTGGCCATGCGAACGACAGGGCTCGGTGGAGACAGCCAGGTCCACGTCGATACTGAAGGGTTGACTGGTGGACTCGTGCTGGGCCCGCGACGGGTGCTGCCTGTTTCTCTGATTGCAGTTGACGCTGCAGAGGTGGTGCATACAGCCCTGGACAAACAATTGAAAGCATCGGTGCCCAGCGAACATGATGGGCGGTTTGTGTTTGCGCAGCAAGGGATTGACGCCACTGGCCTGACCGACCGTGAACAACAGATGTTACATCGTATTGAGGGTCAGGTGCATCCGATTGGTGATGTGTTGCGTAATAGGATGGAGCAAGGGGCACTGAACCGGCTATGGGATCGCGGGATGGTACAAGTAGCCGGGATCACGCCTTCGGATGCAAGCCATGTGTTACGACGGCTGGAGTGCTGGGACCGGGACGCTGCTAAAAAAGCGTTGACGCTATTGGCGCGCCGTCGGATTGGCAGTGGAGAGGTGGTGGCATCTGGACCGCACCGCTTGGCGCAAATGATTATCGACCAGTTGACCAGGCAAACGGCTTTGACCTTGTTAGAGACCGCAATTGAGGAAGACGCAGAGGATTTTGGTCTGCCATCTGCGCAGCTCGCACGTCACATTTTGATGCAACGTGGTTTGGCAGGGCATCGTGGGTTGCTGGCCTTGGATGCGGCGCTGAACATTGATGTGGTTGGGCTGGGCGCCTCGGCGCCGGGTTATTACCCGGCTGTGGGCGAGCACCTGCATTGCCGGATGATCTTGCCGCAGCATGCGGGTGTGGCCAATGCCATTGGGGCCGTTGTTGGCCGCATCTCTATGCGGCGCAGCGGCACTGTCAGTTCGCCAGCCGAAGGGCGGTTTCGGGTATTCTTGGAAAATGGGCCCGAAGATTTTAACGACGCTGATTCAGCCTTGGACATGCTGGAACAGGTATTGTCAAAACAGGCCCAGGAAGCCGCCGGAGAGGCCGGAGCCGAGGATATCCATGTGCGTGTGGAGCGCGACATCCGCACGGCATCCATCGAATCCCGGCAGGTGTTTGTCGAGGCTGTATTGACCGTCGAAGCCAGTGGTCGCCCGCGGGTCGCTTTGGGCTAA